Proteins encoded by one window of Marixanthomonas sp. SCSIO 43207:
- a CDS encoding FAD-binding oxidoreductase — MNTSYWEYKSWYQNIDFAIIGSGLVGLNCALALRKKHPTANIIVFEKGMLPSGASTKNAGFACFGSLSEILDDLSSHSEEEVLNLVKERVEGLQLLRKNIGDIQLAYKQLGGYELFTEQDEALFHECKSQLKTINKLLEPIFNENVFSVTDNVFQFKKIQTNLIFNQFEGQIDTGQMMKGLLQKVHKANIVVLNCAEVSQLSQQNDSVSFLLNNQIEISAKKVCVATNGFAKQLLNEPVQPARAQVLITKPINNLHIKGTFHLDKGYYYFRNINNRILFGGGRNLDFKGEETTEIATTEQIQKKLEQLLQTTILPETTFEIDKRWSGIMGVGNQKKPIIKQLAPSIFCGVRLGGMGVAIGSAVGNKLANLTSR, encoded by the coding sequence ATGAATACATCTTACTGGGAATATAAATCGTGGTATCAAAACATTGATTTTGCTATAATAGGAAGCGGCTTAGTAGGATTAAATTGTGCGCTTGCTCTTCGGAAAAAACACCCAACAGCCAATATTATCGTTTTTGAAAAAGGCATGTTACCTAGTGGCGCAAGCACCAAAAATGCAGGATTTGCCTGTTTTGGAAGCCTTTCAGAAATTCTTGACGACCTTTCTTCCCATTCAGAAGAAGAAGTACTCAACTTGGTAAAAGAACGCGTAGAAGGACTTCAGTTACTTCGGAAAAACATAGGCGATATACAGCTAGCGTATAAACAACTTGGCGGTTACGAGTTGTTTACAGAACAAGATGAAGCATTGTTTCATGAGTGTAAATCACAATTGAAAACAATTAACAAACTACTAGAGCCTATCTTTAACGAAAATGTATTTTCGGTTACTGATAATGTATTTCAGTTTAAAAAAATTCAAACTAACCTTATTTTTAATCAATTTGAAGGACAAATTGATACGGGACAAATGATGAAGGGCTTGCTTCAAAAAGTCCATAAAGCAAATATTGTTGTATTAAATTGTGCCGAAGTTTCGCAGCTTTCACAGCAAAATGATTCAGTTTCATTTTTGCTTAATAATCAAATTGAGATTTCAGCAAAAAAAGTTTGCGTTGCAACCAATGGTTTTGCCAAACAGCTACTAAATGAACCTGTTCAACCGGCACGCGCTCAGGTATTAATTACAAAGCCTATTAACAATTTACATATAAAAGGCACATTTCATCTAGATAAAGGATATTATTATTTCAGAAATATTAATAACCGAATTTTATTTGGCGGTGGCAGAAATCTTGATTTTAAAGGTGAAGAAACCACCGAAATAGCAACAACAGAGCAAATTCAAAAAAAATTAGAACAACTATTACAAACCACAATTTTACCTGAAACTACTTTTGAAATTGATAAACGATGGAGTGGCATTATGGGAGTAGGAAACCAAAAAAAACCTATCATCAAACAGTTAGCGCCATCGATATTTTGTGGTGTGCGTCTGGGCGGAATGGGCGTTGCCATAGGGAGTGCTGTTGGTAATAAATTGGCTAACTTAACAAGTAGATGA
- the accB gene encoding acetyl-CoA carboxylase biotin carboxyl carrier protein, with translation MKLKEIQNLIKFVAKSGASEVKLETGDVKITIRTGTEDGKEKTTYIQQVPAAMPAQPQQAAPQAPAQPAEAPAAPTAGNTEAATDEESKYITVKSPIIGTFYRKPSPDKPVFVEVGDTVKEGDVLCVIEAMKLFNEIESEVSGKIVKVLVDDASPVEFDQPLFLVDPS, from the coding sequence ATGAAGTTAAAAGAAATTCAAAACTTAATCAAGTTTGTGGCAAAATCCGGTGCCAGTGAAGTAAAACTTGAAACAGGTGACGTTAAAATTACTATTAGAACCGGAACAGAAGATGGTAAAGAAAAAACTACATATATTCAACAAGTGCCAGCTGCAATGCCAGCACAACCTCAACAAGCAGCTCCTCAGGCTCCTGCTCAACCAGCAGAAGCACCAGCAGCTCCCACTGCAGGAAATACAGAAGCTGCAACAGACGAAGAATCAAAATATATTACAGTTAAATCGCCTATTATAGGTACTTTTTATCGAAAACCATCTCCAGATAAACCTGTATTTGTTGAAGTTGGCGATACCGTAAAAGAAGGTGATGTGCTTTGTGTTATTGAAGCAATGAAACTTTTCAACGAAATAGAAAGCGAAGTTTCAGGTAAAATAGTTAAAGTATTGGTAGATGACGCCTCTCCGGTAGAATTTGACCAACCACTTTTCTTAGTAGATCCTTCGTAA
- a CDS encoding tetratricopeptide repeat protein, with amino-acid sequence MKKLLTVCLLFGSIVGFAQSDALFEQGIENYKKGAFSNAVTNWKKVIDNGEESAALYFNLGNAHYKLNNVGPSIYYYEKALQLAPNDSDIKTNLAFAENARIDVIEPLPKTFFSRWYATIATIFTYNGWAIISVICVFLFVILFLLYWFSASETKKRFYFTSSIVFALLCIGTLVMAFQTYSDFTQNRPAIIFAETTEVKSEPNMGSTSAFEIHEGTKVQIIDEDDDWARIRLADGKDGWIPFNDFKQL; translated from the coding sequence ATGAAAAAGTTACTGACAGTTTGTTTGCTTTTTGGTTCTATTGTGGGTTTTGCTCAAAGTGATGCCCTTTTTGAACAAGGTATTGAAAATTATAAAAAAGGAGCCTTCAGCAATGCCGTTACAAACTGGAAAAAAGTTATAGATAATGGAGAAGAATCTGCTGCGCTTTATTTTAATTTAGGTAATGCGCACTATAAGCTTAATAATGTAGGTCCTAGTATTTACTACTATGAAAAAGCACTTCAATTAGCTCCCAATGACAGTGATATAAAAACCAATCTTGCTTTTGCCGAAAATGCTCGAATTGATGTAATAGAGCCCTTGCCTAAAACCTTTTTTTCTAGGTGGTATGCTACTATTGCAACAATATTCACATATAATGGCTGGGCAATTATATCTGTAATTTGTGTGTTCTTGTTTGTAATACTTTTTTTACTGTATTGGTTTTCAGCTTCCGAAACAAAAAAACGATTCTATTTTACATCATCTATAGTATTTGCATTGCTATGCATTGGTACCTTAGTTATGGCGTTTCAAACCTATTCAGACTTTACTCAAAATAGACCTGCTATTATTTTTGCAGAAACTACTGAGGTAAAAAGTGAACCTAATATGGGCAGCACATCTGCTTTTGAAATTCATGAAGGCACTAAGGTGCAAATTATAGATGAAGACGATGATTGGGCCAGAATACGATTGGCAGATGGTAAAGACGGCTGGATACCTTTTAATGATTTTAAACAATTATAG
- the accC gene encoding acetyl-CoA carboxylase biotin carboxylase subunit yields MFKKILIANRGEIALRVIRTCREMGIKTVAVYSKADEESLHVRFADEAVCIGPAPSNESYLKISNVISAAEITNADAIHPGYGFLSENSKFSKICEEHGFKFIGASPEMIDRMGNKARAKATMKEAGVPCVPGSDGVIPDFKACKKIAQETGYPVMLKASAGGGGKGMRAVWKEEDLEAAWESARQESKAAFGNDDMYMEKLIEEPRHIEIQIVGDSNGKACHLSERDCSIQRRHQKLTEETPSPFMTKKLRDEMGKAAVKAAEYINYEGAGTIEFLVDKHRNFYFMEMNTRIQVEHPITEEVVDYDLIREQILVAAGVPISGKNYLPQLHSIECRINAEDPYNNFRPSPGRIDVLHAPGGHGVRLDTHVYAGYTIPPNYDSMIAKLITTAQTRDEAINKMKRALDEFVIEGVKTTIPFHRQLMDDPAYVSGKYTTAFMDTFKMKEPEEEE; encoded by the coding sequence ATGTTTAAAAAAATATTGATTGCCAATAGAGGAGAAATTGCACTTCGTGTAATTAGAACCTGCCGTGAAATGGGAATTAAAACCGTAGCGGTATATAGTAAAGCAGATGAAGAAAGTTTACACGTTCGCTTTGCAGACGAAGCTGTATGTATAGGTCCTGCTCCTAGTAACGAAAGTTATTTAAAAATATCAAATGTAATTTCAGCCGCTGAAATTACAAATGCAGATGCTATTCACCCAGGATATGGGTTTTTATCTGAAAACTCAAAATTCTCAAAAATTTGTGAGGAACACGGTTTTAAATTTATAGGAGCATCGCCCGAAATGATTGACCGAATGGGTAATAAAGCAAGGGCAAAAGCTACAATGAAAGAAGCAGGAGTACCTTGTGTTCCTGGAAGTGATGGTGTGATACCAGACTTTAAGGCGTGTAAAAAAATTGCTCAAGAAACCGGTTACCCTGTGATGCTTAAAGCTAGCGCAGGAGGCGGTGGTAAAGGAATGCGCGCAGTTTGGAAAGAAGAAGACCTTGAAGCCGCGTGGGAATCTGCACGACAAGAAAGTAAAGCAGCTTTTGGAAATGATGATATGTATATGGAAAAGCTTATTGAAGAGCCTCGCCATATTGAAATTCAAATTGTTGGAGATAGCAACGGAAAAGCATGTCACTTAAGTGAGCGAGATTGTTCTATCCAGCGTCGACACCAAAAGCTTACAGAAGAAACTCCAAGCCCGTTTATGACTAAAAAATTACGGGACGAAATGGGTAAAGCTGCCGTGAAAGCTGCAGAATATATTAATTATGAAGGTGCTGGTACCATTGAGTTTTTGGTAGATAAACACCGTAATTTCTACTTTATGGAGATGAATACTCGTATACAAGTAGAGCACCCAATTACTGAAGAAGTAGTAGACTATGACTTGATTCGAGAGCAAATATTAGTTGCTGCCGGTGTACCAATTTCAGGAAAAAACTATTTACCACAACTACACTCTATAGAATGTAGAATTAATGCCGAAGATCCTTACAACAACTTTAGGCCATCACCTGGGAGAATAGACGTCTTGCACGCGCCCGGAGGTCACGGAGTACGTCTAGATACACACGTTTACGCAGGATATACCATTCCGCCTAATTATGACTCTATGATTGCAAAGTTGATAACAACAGCGCAAACCAGAGACGAGGCAATAAACAAAATGAAACGAGCATTAGACGAATTTGTCATTGAAGGAGTAAAAACTACCATACCATTTCACAGACAGTTAATGGACGATCCGGCCTATGTAAGCGGAAAGTACACAACTGCCTTTATGGATACCTTCAAAATGAAAGAACCTGAAGAGGAAGAATAG
- a CDS encoding NAD(P)H-dependent glycerol-3-phosphate dehydrogenase: MTEKPKFAVFGGGSWATAIVKMLCENLDEVGWYMRSVYALEHIKKEDHNPNYLSSVEFKVSQLKLSNNINEMIEYANYLIFVIPSAFVESELKKVTTSLENKVVFSAIKGIVPETSLIVGDHFNTHYNVPFNNIGVISGPCHAEEVALERLSYLTIACADEEKAKTVSKHLSSDYIKCTTSDDVMGTEYAAMLKNIYAIAAGIAHGLGYGDNFQSVLMSNAIREMKKYVKKVHKMKRNINDSAYLGDLLVTGYSIFSRNRMFGNMIGKGYTVKSAQMEMSMVAEGYYATKSAYNLNQAKGKKKAKTPIINAVYDILYEGKDPKKVFIKLTDKLD; this comes from the coding sequence ATGACTGAAAAACCAAAATTTGCCGTTTTTGGCGGTGGAAGCTGGGCAACTGCAATTGTAAAAATGTTGTGCGAAAACCTGGACGAAGTAGGTTGGTATATGCGTAGTGTATATGCACTTGAGCATATTAAAAAAGAAGATCATAACCCTAATTATTTAAGTTCTGTAGAGTTTAAAGTATCACAACTTAAGTTGAGCAATAATATTAATGAAATGATTGAATATGCAAACTATCTTATTTTTGTTATTCCATCTGCATTTGTAGAAAGCGAACTTAAAAAAGTGACTACCTCTCTTGAAAATAAAGTGGTTTTTTCAGCTATTAAAGGTATTGTTCCTGAAACTAGCTTAATTGTTGGAGATCACTTCAACACACATTATAATGTACCATTCAATAACATTGGTGTGATTTCAGGGCCTTGTCATGCAGAAGAAGTAGCTCTAGAACGCCTTTCATACCTTACGATTGCTTGTGCCGATGAAGAAAAAGCAAAAACAGTATCAAAACATCTAAGTAGTGATTATATAAAATGTACCACCAGTGATGATGTAATGGGAACCGAATATGCTGCGATGCTAAAAAACATCTATGCAATTGCCGCCGGAATTGCTCACGGATTGGGGTATGGTGATAATTTTCAGAGCGTATTGATGAGCAACGCAATACGAGAGATGAAAAAGTATGTAAAGAAAGTACATAAAATGAAACGAAACATAAATGATTCTGCTTATTTGGGCGATCTATTGGTGACAGGATATTCCATTTTCAGTAGGAATAGAATGTTTGGAAACATGATAGGAAAAGGATATACTGTAAAAAGTGCACAAATGGAAATGAGTATGGTTGCTGAAGGCTATTATGCTACAAAAAGTGCATACAATTTGAACCAAGCAAAAGGTAAAAAGAAAGCCAAAACACCCATTATAAATGCTGTGTATGATATTTTATATGAAGGAAAAGACCCTAAAAAGGTATTTATAAAACTAACAGATAAGCTAGACTAA
- a CDS encoding SulP family inorganic anion transporter, protein MFKNFKSDFPASIVVFFVAIPLCLGIALASGAPLFSGLIAGIIGGIVVGAISGSSLGVSGPAAGLAAIVLAALATLGSYENFLVAVVLGGAIQILFGVLKAGVIGYYFPNSVIKGMLTGIGIIIILKQIPYFFGYDANPEGDWSFLQMDGENTFSAIGNIIGNISPGATLIAFIGMAILVLWEAYLSKKYKIFKLIQGPLVAVAAGIVFFLLTQNSESLAISKEHLVAVPVPDDIDSFLGQFTFPNFSVIGNPQIWVTAFTIALVASLETLLCVEATDKLDPKKRTTPTNRELFAQGTGNVLSGLIGGLPITQVIVRSSANIQSGGKTKASAIIHGFLLLISVILIPTVLNLIPLSVLAAILFLVGYKLAKPSLFKEMVQKGWKQYVPFFITVTGIVFGDLLIGISLGLAVGIVVVLIKNYQNSHFLHIRNEETNGNKVVKMTLAEEVTFINKGAIIKELDRIEPNSHLELDTTKTRFLDNDVIEVFDDFRIKAKDRNIDVTLTSERGIEKNPESYAEFFKRDIKKELALDR, encoded by the coding sequence ATGTTTAAAAATTTTAAAAGTGATTTTCCTGCTTCTATAGTGGTGTTTTTTGTCGCAATTCCATTGTGTTTGGGTATTGCTTTGGCAAGTGGCGCGCCTCTTTTTTCGGGATTAATCGCAGGGATTATTGGTGGTATCGTTGTAGGTGCCATTAGTGGTTCAAGTTTAGGTGTAAGTGGTCCTGCAGCAGGACTAGCTGCTATTGTATTGGCAGCGCTTGCTACACTTGGAAGCTATGAGAACTTCTTAGTAGCTGTTGTTTTGGGTGGTGCCATCCAGATTTTATTTGGTGTCTTAAAAGCCGGAGTAATTGGCTATTATTTCCCAAATTCTGTTATTAAAGGAATGCTTACAGGAATTGGTATTATTATCATTTTAAAACAAATACCATATTTCTTTGGGTATGATGCAAACCCTGAAGGTGATTGGAGTTTTCTTCAAATGGACGGAGAGAACACCTTTTCAGCAATTGGGAATATTATAGGAAATATTAGCCCAGGAGCAACATTGATTGCCTTTATTGGTATGGCAATTCTTGTTCTTTGGGAAGCCTATTTGAGTAAGAAATATAAAATCTTTAAGTTAATCCAAGGTCCGTTAGTTGCTGTTGCAGCAGGTATTGTTTTTTTCTTATTGACTCAAAATTCAGAAAGTCTTGCTATATCAAAAGAACATTTGGTAGCAGTTCCTGTACCAGATGATATCGATTCTTTTTTAGGACAATTTACATTTCCTAATTTTAGTGTTATAGGCAATCCTCAAATTTGGGTAACTGCCTTTACTATTGCACTTGTTGCAAGTTTGGAAACACTACTGTGTGTTGAAGCAACAGACAAATTAGATCCTAAAAAAAGAACGACCCCTACCAACCGTGAGCTTTTTGCTCAAGGTACCGGAAATGTTTTGTCTGGTTTAATTGGTGGTCTTCCTATAACTCAGGTTATTGTAAGAAGTTCGGCAAATATTCAATCTGGAGGTAAGACTAAGGCTTCTGCAATTATACACGGATTCTTATTATTAATTTCGGTTATTCTTATTCCAACAGTACTTAATTTAATACCTCTTTCGGTATTGGCTGCTATCTTATTCTTAGTAGGATATAAGCTGGCCAAGCCTTCTTTATTTAAAGAAATGGTACAAAAAGGATGGAAACAATATGTGCCATTCTTTATCACTGTAACGGGGATTGTTTTTGGCGATCTTCTTATAGGTATAAGCCTTGGACTTGCAGTAGGTATTGTTGTGGTATTGATTAAAAATTACCAAAACAGCCACTTTTTACACATTCGTAACGAGGAAACCAATGGTAATAAAGTTGTAAAAATGACTTTAGCAGAAGAAGTTACTTTTATAAACAAAGGTGCCATAATTAAAGAGTTGGATAGAATTGAACCTAATTCTCATTTGGAACTAGATACTACCAAAACGCGCTTTTTAGACAACGACGTTATTGAAGTGTTTGATGACTTTAGAATTAAAGCAAAAGATAGAAATATCGACGTTACTTTAACCTCTGAGCGTGGTATAGAGAAAAACCCTGAAAGTTATGCAGAGTTCTTTAAAAGAGATATTAAAAAAGAACTTGCATTAGATCGATAA
- a CDS encoding CvpA family protein, protein MVTIDIVLGVILLIAGYLGFKKGLFVTLASLIGLVAGVYGAIYFSHYAADFLTQRFNWSTQTTNLAAFAITFLIIVFVISLAGKLLTKIADFAALGIINKLLGAVFSVVKYAFIVSVVFMLVNASENYTIVSEEQRNESILYKPVASLAPLVLPHILQEVDELRDEDELIKEPQPETQEKRIDTTTM, encoded by the coding sequence ATGGTTACAATCGATATTGTTCTAGGTGTAATTTTACTCATTGCAGGTTATCTCGGGTTTAAAAAAGGGCTGTTTGTAACACTTGCTTCTTTAATTGGTCTTGTAGCCGGAGTATATGGCGCCATTTATTTTTCACATTATGCTGCCGATTTTCTCACTCAACGTTTTAACTGGAGCACACAAACAACAAACTTAGCTGCTTTTGCTATTACTTTTTTAATAATTGTTTTTGTAATTTCTTTAGCTGGAAAGCTTTTAACAAAGATTGCAGATTTTGCTGCCCTAGGTATTATTAATAAGTTATTAGGTGCTGTTTTTAGTGTAGTGAAATATGCTTTTATAGTAAGTGTAGTGTTTATGCTTGTAAATGCTTCTGAAAATTATACTATAGTTTCTGAAGAACAACGAAACGAATCTATTTTATACAAGCCCGTTGCATCTCTAGCTCCATTAGTTTTACCTCATATTTTACAAGAGGTTGATGAGTTGAGAGATGAAGACGAATTAATAAAAGAACCCCAACCGGAAACACAAGAAAAGCGTATTGACACAACTACAATGTAA
- the pheS gene encoding phenylalanine--tRNA ligase subunit alpha, with the protein MLEKIKEHIAQVEAFTASSKEDVESFRIKYLGKKGLLNDFFAEFKNVPNEQKKEFGQTINTLKNAAQEKVDTLKANLEAKEEVKGMYGDLSRPGEPVELGSRHPISIVKNKITEIFSRIGFNVSEGPEIEDDWHNFTALNLPEYHPARDMQDTFFVQTDPDIMLRTHTSTVQVRYMENNKPPIRTISPGRVYRNEAISARSHCFFHQVEGLYVDKGVSFADLKQTLQYFTTELFGKSKIRLRPSYFPFTEPSAEVDVYWGLETETDYKMTKGTGWLEIMGCGMVDPNVLENCGIDSEVYSGFAFGMGIDRIALLLHQIPDIRMLSENDIRFLDQFKSVL; encoded by the coding sequence ATGCTAGAAAAAATTAAAGAACATATTGCGCAAGTTGAAGCTTTTACTGCAAGCTCAAAAGAAGATGTTGAAAGTTTCAGAATAAAGTATCTTGGTAAAAAAGGGTTGCTGAATGATTTTTTTGCTGAATTTAAAAACGTTCCTAATGAACAAAAAAAGGAATTTGGCCAGACCATCAACACCTTAAAGAATGCTGCTCAAGAAAAAGTAGATACTTTAAAAGCAAATCTTGAAGCAAAGGAAGAAGTAAAAGGCATGTATGGAGACCTTTCTCGTCCCGGAGAGCCGGTTGAGTTGGGCTCAAGACATCCTATTTCTATTGTTAAAAATAAGATTACTGAAATTTTTTCTCGCATTGGGTTTAATGTTTCTGAAGGTCCAGAAATTGAAGACGATTGGCACAATTTTACCGCTTTAAACTTACCCGAATACCATCCCGCACGTGATATGCAAGATACTTTCTTCGTGCAAACAGATCCAGATATTATGTTGCGTACGCATACTTCGACTGTTCAAGTTAGGTATATGGAAAATAACAAACCACCCATACGCACTATTTCGCCGGGTCGGGTATATAGAAATGAAGCTATTTCGGCACGCTCACACTGTTTTTTTCATCAAGTTGAAGGGTTATATGTAGATAAAGGAGTAAGTTTTGCAGACTTAAAGCAAACGCTTCAATATTTTACCACAGAATTATTTGGCAAATCAAAAATACGATTGCGTCCTTCCTACTTTCCGTTTACTGAACCTAGCGCCGAAGTTGATGTATATTGGGGCTTAGAGACAGAAACAGATTACAAAATGACAAAAGGAACCGGTTGGCTAGAAATTATGGGCTGCGGAATGGTAGACCCAAACGTTTTGGAAAACTGTGGAATTGATTCAGAAGTATATTCTGGTTTTGCATTTGGTATGGGAATTGACCGTATTGCTTTATTGTTACATCAAATTCCTGATATTCGCATGTTAAGTGAAAACGATATACGCTTCTTAGATCAATTTAAAAGCGTTTTGTAG
- the mtgA gene encoding monofunctional biosynthetic peptidoglycan transglycosylase — protein sequence MKRFFKFICKTILWFIVITVLWVVAYKFVPVPYTPLMAIRAYNADEGYETKHDWVAIESISENLQLAVICSEDQNFMNHNGFDYEAIEKAYKKNKQGKKLRGASTISQQTAKNVFLWPNRSWLRKGMEVYFTFLIETLWSKERIVEVYLNSIEMGNGVYGAEAASQYWFKKSAKNLSQYEAAAIAAILPNPRNYKASPASAYIEKRKAWIVQQMRYYGTFTLQETSEK from the coding sequence ATGAAACGTTTTTTCAAGTTTATATGTAAAACAATTTTGTGGTTTATAGTAATCACAGTTTTATGGGTTGTGGCATACAAGTTTGTTCCTGTTCCGTACACACCCTTAATGGCAATTCGTGCGTATAATGCAGATGAAGGCTATGAAACAAAACACGATTGGGTGGCAATAGAATCTATTTCAGAAAACTTACAATTAGCTGTTATTTGTTCTGAAGATCAAAACTTTATGAATCATAATGGCTTTGATTATGAAGCTATTGAAAAAGCATATAAAAAAAATAAACAAGGAAAAAAACTACGAGGCGCCAGTACTATCTCACAGCAAACGGCTAAAAATGTATTTTTATGGCCCAACCGAAGCTGGTTAAGAAAAGGGATGGAAGTTTATTTTACCTTTTTGATTGAAACCTTGTGGAGTAAAGAGCGTATTGTAGAAGTCTATTTAAATAGCATTGAGATGGGTAACGGAGTTTATGGTGCCGAAGCAGCTTCTCAATATTGGTTTAAAAAGTCGGCCAAAAATCTTTCTCAATACGAAGCTGCTGCTATTGCTGCTATATTGCCTAATCCTAGAAACTATAAGGCTTCACCGGCTTCAGCATATATTGAAAAAAGAAAAGCTTGGATAGTACAACAAATGCGTTATTATGGTACTTTTACGTTGCAAGAAACTAGTGAAAAATGA
- a CDS encoding GreA/GreB family elongation factor, with protein MTVKELKTELLKHCTDVVEKRFSKIKQTIADIEESLTEESKSTAGDKHETGRAMLQIDRENAGKQLQEVEKLQQLIRKIDINSKADYARLGSLVYTNQATYFISISIGAVTVGKSTYLCVAFNSPIGQLLSGKKKGDTFTFNNKPFTIKSVS; from the coding sequence ATGACAGTAAAAGAATTAAAAACAGAATTGCTAAAACACTGCACAGACGTAGTTGAAAAACGTTTCAGTAAAATAAAACAAACCATTGCCGATATAGAAGAATCATTAACTGAAGAATCAAAAAGTACAGCAGGGGACAAACATGAAACGGGCCGCGCTATGTTGCAAATTGACCGTGAAAATGCTGGCAAACAACTACAAGAGGTAGAAAAATTACAACAGTTAATACGAAAAATAGACATTAACTCAAAAGCAGACTATGCCCGTTTAGGAAGCTTGGTTTACACCAATCAAGCTACGTATTTTATTAGTATTTCTATTGGTGCAGTTACTGTAGGAAAATCAACCTACCTTTGTGTAGCCTTCAACTCACCTATAGGTCAATTACTTTCCGGAAAGAAAAAAGGAGATACATTCACATTTAATAATAAACCCTTCACAATAAAGAGTGTGTCTTAA
- a CDS encoding carbonic anhydrase family protein, which translates to MKAQTKETQASLTPDKALEILKEGNKRFTKNSKADRNLLEQVKDTQGGQYPFAVILSCIDSRVPAEIVFDQGIGDVFSARVAGNIVDEDIIGSIEYGCKVAGSKLVLVLGHTSCGAVKGACDNVELGNITSLVSKIKPAVAAVKEPTDESLRNSSNIEFVNEVSKTNVHHTLDNLRKQSPLLSEMENDGSIKIVGAMYDVSTGNVTFYN; encoded by the coding sequence ATGAAAGCACAAACTAAAGAAACCCAAGCAAGTTTAACTCCAGATAAAGCATTAGAAATATTAAAAGAAGGAAATAAACGCTTTACAAAAAACTCAAAAGCAGATCGTAACTTACTAGAACAAGTAAAAGACACACAAGGAGGACAGTATCCATTTGCAGTTATATTGAGCTGTATCGATTCTCGTGTTCCTGCAGAAATTGTTTTTGATCAAGGTATTGGTGATGTTTTTAGTGCTCGTGTAGCAGGAAACATTGTTGATGAAGATATTATAGGAAGCATCGAGTATGGATGTAAAGTAGCTGGTTCAAAACTAGTTTTGGTTCTTGGACACACCTCTTGCGGAGCTGTAAAAGGAGCTTGTGATAATGTAGAACTAGGTAACATTACAAGCCTAGTGTCAAAAATTAAACCTGCTGTTGCAGCTGTAAAAGAACCAACAGATGAGTCGCTTCGTAACTCAAGTAATATTGAGTTTGTAAACGAAGTGTCAAAAACCAATGTACACCACACACTAGATAATTTACGTAAACAAAGCCCACTTTTATCTGAAATGGAAAATGATGGAAGTATAAAAATTGTTGGTGCTATGTATGACGTATCTACAGGAAACGTGACATTTTATAATTAA